In one Parageobacillus genomosp. 1 genomic region, the following are encoded:
- a CDS encoding YqhG family protein codes for MQQHEIRHFVERYFRANECAILEANDEYMTVQLTIEMDKELMNRPFYWHYIERTGGTPQPMQLTLITKQTEKTKSLQGERLHFGSPRLHQIFRSAQKRGSFIRLYEEPDALQHTHLPLHPWLGLNVKISYQCDRKKDQILSLGLHLISGTIIEQFHELLQKRKLTPKIPDYCFTISPLIKPKSGIGRLEQYIRSRIAADDHTWAEKAKERWMEDLALLDHFYEGVEEKPECYYIEKEALEQQYKPRIIVSVINGGMFYLLPRS; via the coding sequence ATGCAGCAACATGAAATCCGACATTTTGTCGAGCGGTATTTCCGCGCCAATGAATGCGCGATTCTTGAAGCGAATGATGAATATATGACGGTGCAGCTGACCATCGAAATGGACAAAGAGTTAATGAACCGGCCGTTTTATTGGCATTATATCGAACGGACCGGCGGCACGCCGCAGCCGATGCAGCTGACGCTGATTACAAAACAAACGGAAAAAACAAAATCTTTGCAAGGAGAACGGCTGCATTTCGGCTCGCCGCGATTGCACCAAATTTTCCGCTCCGCGCAAAAGCGCGGCAGCTTCATCCGCCTTTATGAAGAGCCCGATGCTCTCCAGCACACGCACCTTCCGCTCCATCCTTGGCTTGGCTTAAACGTAAAAATTTCCTATCAATGCGATCGAAAAAAAGACCAAATTTTATCGCTCGGCTTGCACTTAATTAGCGGAACGATTATCGAGCAATTTCACGAGCTTCTGCAAAAACGGAAGCTCACACCGAAAATTCCTGATTACTGTTTTACGATTTCACCGCTCATCAAACCGAAAAGCGGAATCGGTCGTTTGGAGCAATATATTCGCAGCCGCATTGCCGCGGACGATCATACATGGGCGGAAAAAGCAAAAGAACGATGGATGGAAGATTTGGCGCTTCTCGACCACTTTTATGAAGGAGTAGAAGAGAAGCCGGAATGTTATTATATCGAAAAAGAAGCGCTGGAACAGCAGTACAAACCACGCATTATCGTTTCCGTTATTAACGGCGGGATGTTTTATTTGCTTCCCCGCTCTTGA
- a CDS encoding YqzE family protein — MAANDYVKFVTQQLVAYMDLPKEERKKRRMQRKQEKPPLAYRWFGMLPLSLRLLFRRHS, encoded by the coding sequence ATGGCGGCAAACGATTATGTAAAGTTTGTCACCCAGCAATTGGTCGCTTATATGGATTTGCCGAAGGAAGAGCGAAAAAAGAGACGAATGCAGCGAAAACAAGAAAAACCGCCGCTGGCTTATCGCTGGTTCGGAATGCTTCCCCTTTCCCTTCGCCTTTTGTTTCGGCGCCATTCTTAA
- the comGG gene encoding competence type IV pilus minor pilin ComGG, with translation MRKQSGVIFPLTVVVSFFLLLMLGHVLALYEVEMETMKYEQQSFEVESIMQMAVFDVKKQMASSPLQQEKEGTFLYPIGKADYQWKKIDETTIQATISAYSSGGIRYSATFLVSFPSLDIIEWTENDVP, from the coding sequence ATGCGCAAGCAAAGCGGTGTCATTTTTCCGCTCACAGTCGTGGTCTCGTTTTTCCTTCTTCTTATGCTTGGTCACGTTCTCGCGCTGTATGAGGTGGAAATGGAAACGATGAAGTACGAGCAACAATCTTTTGAAGTGGAGTCCATTATGCAGATGGCTGTTTTTGACGTCAAAAAACAGATGGCGTCTTCCCCTTTACAGCAAGAAAAGGAAGGGACATTTTTGTATCCGATTGGAAAAGCGGATTATCAGTGGAAGAAGATAGATGAAACCACAATCCAAGCGACGATTTCCGCCTATTCCAGCGGCGGCATCCGCTATAGCGCCACTTTTCTCGTATCGTTTCCGTCACTCGATATTATCGAGTGGACGGAGAATGACGTGCCATGA